In Nymphaea colorata isolate Beijing-Zhang1983 chromosome 10, ASM883128v2, whole genome shotgun sequence, the genomic stretch ATTGTGGTCTTTCGAAAACCATTATCTACTGTGCTTTTCAGAAAATTCTACCAGGGTTAATCCAAAGCTCGGCCTTGCTGGAGCTCAAAGCAATCAAAGATGGTTAAATGTTCACTTTTGTCAAATCCTAATTGTATCTCAAGTTCAAGGCTTGATTAGTTTTATCAAACTGCCCTAAAGACAACAGAGAAACTCATCTTAATTGGGAACATTCCTATCAATTGTAGAATTGCCTTACGGAGAGAGGTTTCCTCATAGTTTGCAAAGATACCTTCTTAAGGTTGAGGGGGTTCATATTTGTTTTCCACAAGTTCCTAACGTAGGTAGGAGTTCCTCATGTTCTTGCCGTGCAACAAGGATGAGTTCCATTACTTTTCTCTTGTATCTTTCCACTTTAGCACTTGAAACATGGATCTGAGGCATCTTCTTGTAACGATTGCACTGGTTCCCAAACGAAAAAATTTTATTAAGCTGGTTTTGATGCTATTTATAGAGAGTATGGGCAACAAAATTTGATTGGTTACTTGATGTATTGTTCGGAACAGATACCAAGCTCCTGAACTGTCCCCTCCCTTCCATATCACAGTTGTCgaaatctttgatttttttttttttaacttttgaatatgaaaataatgtcCTTTTGAGAGATACCATGTTGCAGTCCTATGTTCAATTTTGGGATATTTTGTGCCATCCCGCAGTCTTCGTTACATCCCTTCTCTGGATTCTTGAATATCCACTAACAAGTAACTTTAAATCACAAAACCATCAAACTGCAGATAAGCATTTGCGGAAGAAGTGCACCATCCTACCTTTCCACCCGTGGGCTccaaaagagaagagaagggaagGAATTGTGATGTGGATACCCGATACTCTTGGGGAGCTAATAGAGTCTGCTTCAGAAAAACTCAATTATTCTGCTTCAAGTCTCTTGTCTGAAGATGCTGGGAAGATCCTCGAATTGGACATGATTTCTGATGGTCAAAGGTTGTATTTGGTTAATAATGGTGCCAATGATACATGGAGATCATAATTTGATTGCGAAACGTAATTACATATGTTCAGCCATACATGTTTGTacaatttatttaataattGAATCACATTTACTATTGTTGTGCATCAATTTGTCAACAAAAGTTGCTTTTCTTTTAGTGAACTGGCAAAAGTTAACCTGAGAAAAAGCAGAGAAGAGTATACTGCAGAATTGCTTTTCAAAGAATATAAACTCAATCTTGCTGATTAATTGTGTTAAGCTGTTGACTTCTGTTCATCTTAAAATTGCAACTGGACATGATGCTAGATATATAGGATGCTCACAACCATTTATTAATGCTAGACatcttttttcaagaaaaatggggaaaaaatccattttatttaaaaaaggGTCGAGAGATGGACAATAAAAtacaatattttcatatttcactTGCAACTATCCTTGATTGCTATGAGATCTTGATCTCCCTCTTATTTCACTAGAAAGTTGATATTTAAGGTAGTGCATTGCTCATGATATGTATGCATCACCATTAAACTTCCTTTACCTCTGTTCACGTTGCCCTGGAAAAGGAATGATCTGCCAATAAGGGGCCGTCCAGTTGGGTAGGGGATTGAACTCATAAAGACCTTCTAAAATGTCAAAATGTCAATACTTATTAGTATTCCTTGGTATATCTTAACTTGtttcaaagaaggaaaagaaaaagttccaATTCACACCCTTCAAGGCAAATGACTATCTTTACTAATTTTACTATAATTAACTGCTTGCCATAGTTAAGAGACAGAGAAGAAGTTTATCCTTTATTGAAGTTAATGGTATGCGCATTTCATTCAAGTTGGTCCTCGCTCTTTCTTTCTAAAAGCAGTATGATGTCATTTTGTGATAAGAGTGAAAACTGTAGCATATAATTTGCCCATTAGTTTTAACCTTGAATGCAAAGGGTATTAGCACAACCGAGTGGCAAGGTGGCTATCATTCAAGAGGTCTAAAACTCAAATCACATAGTTTGTTGTCACACTTTAAGTGTTTTATTATTGCGAGCCACCAATGGTGGCAAGTGCGACGCTTAAGTTGAAAAATGTACAATAGGTCCACTAAGGCCCCGAAGTAGGTCAGAACTTTAATAGTATAAAGGTATGGCCTTGAGGGTATCATGCCGAAGGCAATTTCCcctaataaatattttaaaaactccTAACCTAAAATGATTTGAGACATGCTTAAATTACAGTGAGTTGTTCAATTGCCTATCCGTGAAGatgaatatggaaaaaaaacGTTGTAATGGACTCTTAAAATTCAAAGCTCAGGCCAAGAAGAGACCTCTTCACTTGATGGCACTCAGAAAAATGATTGCTACGTTCAAAAAAAGGTCCGTCTTTGTCGAATGCGATTGATTTGCGAAGGGCTGCGTAGGTTTCGTGAAGAGACCTAATCTAATCAACACCTTGGTATATCAAACATGAATTTGTATTAAAAAGGTTGAGTTTAGATCTTATTATCTATCCTCGAATTAAAATCGCAAGATCTTTCATCGTGACTGCATCTGATAAAAGGACGATGGTAAAAATATTGGGTCGGAGAAAACATTGGCAAAACTTTGTACTTTTTAGATCTTGATTCAGATCTGATCTAAAACTGATTTTTTGGTGTTAATCTCAGTCTGAGTTAAATCGGATTTATATCCTAAATAGATCCGAAATAGTGGATCCACTTAAAATGAATCCATTTGCAGGCGCATAAAGTGTGCCAAAGCCGTTGTTCCCCAGACAGGAAGGCGAGGGCCGAACGCGCGCGAGAGGGCGAGAGAAGTGGCGGGCAACAATCTTTTCAAACGCATCAGTGAGAGAAAGGGGGATGATGGGGAGGTCCAATAGCGTGGTGCTGGTAGGCGCGGGCGTCATTCTGGGATCATGTGCTACTCTGGCGCTTCTGAAGCTACTCTCTCCGTAAGCcctcttattcttcttcttcttcacttctTCATCATTTGTTTTCCCCTTCAATTTCGTAGACATCAGCGACTTGACGGAGATTTCACCCGTCATGAAAGTGCTATTCGATTTTCTCCACGGCCTGAGAGAGTCGCTATACTATCTAAGCAATACAATCAGATTCAAAAATCGGCGCCGTCTTTGATACGCCGCGGCGAGATGGTCACTGCGGTATTTTACATTTTGATTTCCTGGAAAGATGATGTGTATTTGTTTTGCAGGAATGTTAAGAAGAAGCGGTTGATCAACTCTACGGGCATCACAGATGCCGATCATggtaagtttttcttttatgtgcCTGCTTCTTAAGTTGACAAGGTACAATGCTCAAGGCCCCAATCTTCAGTTCTTTTGATCTTGTTACCCTTCTATAATGCATTCTTATTTACCATAagattttttaatgtcaaaaaGTTCCATTCCAAACCTTTTCTTTCGGTGAATTGTCAAGCTCTTCTACTATGGGAAATGTCGCTCGACTTCTCTGAAGTGCTAACTAGGCgtaaaaaattgagaaaaaatgtGCAATAAGTGGGATTTGATTCCacaaagagaagagaaagaaaacggTTATGCATCTTTATATGCATTAGATTTTCTGCGTTAACTGTTTGCGTTGCATTTTACCCATGGCAGTGAAGAACTTCATATCTGGGACACGGAGAAAAAATGATGAGGAGGATGCAGGGGAGGTTTTTCATGATCTTATGGAAGATGAAATAGTGTCTGAACAACTTACAAGGTAATTAACTTATAGGTTAAGCTCAGTTGGTTAGTTCCCCATTGACTTTTCTCTTTCCTGTATCTGTATTGCGAATATTAGGAGTTTTTCCGATTCTTTTTTCCCCATGTTGGTGCTCAAAGAAGTGCATGATTTCTGTATTATTAGGAATATTCAATTCTTTGGCTTGGAGTTCCAACGAAAAGTGACAAAATCATTTGTTGTAGTCATTGgtcttggaggagttgggagtCATGCTGCTTGCATGCTTTTAAGATCAGGAGTGGGAAAGCTACTTATTGTGGATTTTGACCAGgtccttccttttcctcttcttttctttcttttttccttttcctggaATATCCAGATTTGAGCAATcttatctctccctctccctctcctcgtACACGCACGCACGCACAAACCCCCACACACACGTGCACAAAccgacacacacacatgcatgcatgtggaTACTTGTAACTCGAATGTCCATTCTATCAGAGGGTCGCTTCTGATGCCTTCTCTTTTGACAAACTGTTGAGTGGTTATTTGTGATCTTTGGGAATTTATGTCAATAAATTGCCGTTCTGAAGGTACAAAACCTGACTAGAAAGACAGACTTTTTTCACAAAATCGTCAGAAGATAGTGGCTTTAGTACATCCTGGAAATTATTGGTGTTggaagactaaaatcactataGCACGAAAGAGAACAAAATACATAAATttgtcttctttcatttttgcatttttccatGTTATTTCTACCTTGAAAAACTCTCCCTGCCATAGTAAATAGTTTGAGCAACAAGTTGTTGTTTTGAATTTGTTGCATTTTCAATCTACCATCTGGTTTCACCTGCTGCTTCATTATTAAGGTACAAGATAGGGTAGCCTGTAGTACTTTTTAGTATCTTTACATCAGCAAAATTCCAAAATGTATTCTTGTCTAAAAGCCTTTGGTGGATTTAATAAATTCGCCAAATTTTTTCTCATAACAGGTTTCAAAATTGCATGGTTGTTAACACTGATTATTATCACTATGGTGGTCAACTACGAGTGCATATTCATTGGCTGTATAGTTATAATTTGGAATAGAATCCATGTATGGTGCAAATCCTGTgcagtgtttttttttactctaaAGTGACTCAATGGTTTTGTTTGTGTGGTGGGTActgcataattttcaaaaggtcaTGGCCATTCTATGCCTCATCTGTTACCATGAGTAACCAAGTCAAGACACTGATAAGGCTTATGTTATGTTAATACATGGGCTTAAATTTCATAAGATCTAAAGAAGCCAAATAATTTTGGTGAAATTGTGGATGTCTATTGAAGTCCACTTgttaacatctctctctctctctctctcatttgcatacacacacatacatatattgaTGGTGGACAATAAGAGTTGGATTAGGAGATATGTTGTTTAACAAGTTTCTAATGAAATCTATAAATTTATATAATGGATCTGAACTTCACAATAAgcgtttttttaaataataaaataattagttGGAAGTTTGTTTTATCATAAGCAAGCGACAACAAATTACACGTGCAAGATTTGATTGAATGTATAATGCCAGAAACTTTTCATGTCCGGTACATAGTATGCCACTTCATAGTATTAAAGGGCCAGCTGCTAGCCTGCTACAGACCCTTAACTTCAGGTGAAGGAGAGGTTTAATCTGGAGATAGTCCTAGACTCCTAAGCTGAGAGATATTATACGTACTCTTGTAGGAATATTGCTAAAACCTACACCATGTCCTGGTGCTTCTTTTCCTGCTCATTAACTAAATTACACACCAGAAATTGTAAGGCCTGTCTTCTTTACTGTGAGAGTGAGTATGTAGAGAAAATGGGTATTACATTTAAAGTTCTACTGTTTCATGTGAAATTATCTATGGAAGTTCTTCCAATTTCTTGAGTATGTTGGTTATTGTCAAGCATTTTTGGGTGTTTTCCTTTGTCCTGTTCCACAACTATATCAAAAGATAACTGGATTGTTCTTCTTAAGCTGAAAAGCTTACCTTCTATATTTTTTCCTGAAGGTGTCACTTTCATCCTTGAATCGCCATGCTGTAGCCACCAGAAATGATGTTGGAACTCCAAAAGCTTTGTGTCTTAAGAAACATTTTTCATTGATCTTCCCGGAGTGCGAAGTGGATGCCCGGGTTCAATTGTATGATTCATCATCTGAGGAGGAAATTCTTGGAGGCTCTCCTGATTATGTTTTGGATTGCATAGATAACATAGACACAAAGGTACTTCTACCACCTTAGGTCCTAATTTTGCTATTTCATTATGTTACAAACGTACCCAGCCCTTGTTTAACTCATTACATTTTGTTCCAAGCAATTTAAGATTTTAGGCCTTCTGTTAGTTTGTCTAGAAAAGTGTAAAGGCCCAAAGCTGACTCCCTTATAGACAATGTAAAATTGCAGTTTCTTATGATCTAAGAATTATCACTATATTGTTTTTTCTAGCTGCTCATTCTTTCCTTTCACCCTCTTCTTTCTCATGGTTGTCATTGTGAAGCTGCATTTGTCATGAGCTAGAGGCTGCTACTCAACTTTGTCTGATGTTAGCCTGGATCAGTTAGCAAATCATTGTTTAGTTCTAGTCATAAGTTACTTCTACATGCAGCAGTGGTGCTGTAAATTGAACAACATACTGGCTATTAATTGGACGTGAATTCAGAGATACTTTTGAAGCATTTTTCAGTAACCACTTACAAGGCAAGTGGTGATTTATATACAGCATTTGCATATTATATGGTAATAAATGGTAAAAAATGACATGAACCCCTCTGTACATTACAGTGTATCTTTTTTTGAGGTATCAAatacacatgtatacatattcAACACCCTCCAGAGGAATGGCAAAACGAACATTTAATacaggttttttttctttgtattcaATGAAGCAGATTCTTTTAGCAGCTTTATTGTAATGTGTGGTTTCAGTTAGAAACTCCTGAAGCcctaaaaaacttttttttccctaCAGAAGCCAGTGCCACCCACTGTTGATTGGATTCAATGAATTAGAAGGTTCAATAAGCTGTGTCTTTCTTTGAGATAGCAAACATATGTTATAAAATAATCTTGTAAAGAATTTTTGTTGTGTATTATTATTACCATGCAAATCACTTATAGTGTGTTGAAGATGCAGTTATTGTTTTTTAGGCAAATAAGGGGATGACGTCAAAGTTTTCTTCACTTGTTTGGCTATGGATCCTACAATGAATATTTTTCCAGCTACCATATTATGATTAACTTGAGCACTTATGTATTGCAGGTGGCACTCCTTGCTGCATGTGTGCGTAGAGGTTTGAAAGTGCTTTCTGCAACTGGTGCTGGTGCTCGTGCTGATCCTACAAGGATTCGAGTTGCTGATTTAAGTGAATCATCAATAGACCCATTATCTCGAGCAGTTATTACTCTCATCTTACTCTTTGTTCTGCATCCTTTAAGAAATAATGCAAAATGAATTGGTACAAGGCTTTCTTCTACAGCTCTATATAAATTCTCACACAGAGTCTGCCCTGATTGATTGTTACCTCAGAAGTGTGCCAGGCATAAGGTGATCCTAGCTCAGGTTCAGCTCAAGCAGCATTTTATTCAGTTTTCAGTTTTCAGATAATCAAGAAACCAAGTGGGTTAGCTGACTGAGCTTGAGTGTGTCTTATGAAACTGATGAAAACAGTCTCTCATGCCTCATGGGCACTTACATGTTACATGGCCTATCATGGAGCAACATAGTGCCTAGATTCTCTGTCACTGTCCATGGTGCCTAGTGATGGGAATTCTAAAGGAAGATTTATAATGCACTAATATTCAGAtgcttttaatgtttttctattgataacatttttttttgtttttctgtcttTATCAATTAATCTCTGCTTCTCTTTTGCTAACATTCGTCAACTGTATCCTTGTTCCGCTAGTGATTAGTCTCACTGCACCTCCAGCCAGCTCATTTTCTGCTCCTCTGCCTTCACATTTCTCTTTGCCAAGCATTATCCTTTGTTTGAGTGCCTATACGTCTCTAAACTctggcaataaaaaaaaaaaaagagcattgATGAATTTGATACTGATTATTTTATGTGTTAGACAATCCCTTTCTTCctgattgattttcttttcaggtGTTTAACGTTTCTTAGCTCTCCTGAAGCTGTGAAATGAAATAGTTCTGTGACTGTCCTATATATCTGATAACCATCACCTTTGAGACTTTGACCACATCAGTAGTCAGTGCTTGTCTTTCGTTTGAACTCAACTTTGACTGGCAGTTTACCACCTTTTTAACAGTTTTCTCAAAGATAACCTTCCTGAGGGTTGTAATTTTTGTTAACAGAAGTCACATATTTGCTACTCCTATATTCATGGATAGTATTAGTTATGTTAATGTGGATGACATATTAAAGGAAAATTGTGGATGAGTCACATATCATAACAGGATTAATAGAGATTAACTCTGACAGCAATGGATCCAGTCTTGATCCATGAAGGCATCAATTGCATATGCTGCGTATATAATCGGAATTATTTGAATGCTGCATGATTTGATCAGACCTAGTTGCTCATATAGCTGGTGTTTCTGACTTTATTATGCAAATAGAATGGATTTCTCATGTTGTCTATCTTGTTGGATGAATTCCAAAAACTAATGTTTCTTTTCTGTATGCTAGATTGTTTTTCACATCCGTGAAATTTGTGTCTCCGTGtcttataatatataaaaatacaaaaatttttgTTAACTTATATTCCAATGGCTGACTTATTTACATCTCCGAGAAAATATTTAGCATATTTCGATTTCGTTTCATGTGAAGATTAAAAGGATCTTAATTTATATGCATAAGTAGAGGAAAAATGAGCAGAattaacatcaataaaatatttGCAAAGGTTATAATACTTTAactaatgaaaaagaaaaagaatatgtcACTCTGAGAAGGAATCAAACTgtcctttattttcaaaatgtacagaaaattttcaaatgggaATGGAAGTTGTTATTTTAGGCTTAGTTTTGTCATCTAGCCCATTCATCATTATCCAGTTACCTTTTCATATACATAAGAACCATTTCTCTTTATAGTCAAAGATTGCTCTTCCTGCAGGTGTACTTTTCATTAATTGTCCTTACCTGTGGAAATTACTCATTTACAGGTGAGGCACCGTCTAAAGAAGGAACATGGTATCAATGGTGGAATACCTGTTGTCTTTTCACAGGAGAAACCAAAGGCCAAGCTTCTTCCTTTTGAAGGTTCATCTGGAAATGATGAAAACCCTTCTGATTATCAGGTTTAAAAGACAgacatttttggttttttgttttttttgttttgtttttcttttcaggctGCCTCTTTTCTGTGTAATATTGTTGCTGAGCTAACACTGTTGAGTCCTGATGACAGATAGTTCCAGGCTTTAGAGTACGTATAATACCTGTTCTTGGTACCATTCCGGCCATTTTTGGACAAGTAATGGCATCTTATGTGGTTACCAAACTGGCTGACTTGCACGTCCAAATGGAGCCAGTTGTTAATCTGGATTTGGATCACTATCATATCCTACACCACCGTCTTATTGAGCATGAGGAACTCTTACATGGTACTGCCATGGAAGTTGAGGTGGGTAACATTTTTCCTGATATAAACTATCAAAATCGTAAGACTTCTTCTGTCTGTTTGGTTCCTCTATTGAATCCTGTTCTTCATGGAGAGTCATATGTGCTTTGGTAAGACTGTTTAAATGCTTCCTCTCCACTTGTATTATTCTTCATATTCAAATGatacaacaaaaaacaaaggttTCTCTTGTTGGTTTCAATCCTAGGGTTTATAACGAGACTTTTTTCTCTGTTGTTACCGTTTTGATGGCATCTTTTCTTTAACAtctaaaattataaattgttcCCCCTAATCCTTAGACTTGATGAAATTTGAGGAATATATTTGAGTTTAGCCTTCTCTCTTGCTCATTTCCCTATGAACCTTGAGGCTACACAGTAACTTAGGTTTGGCTGTATTTCATAAGCCATATTTTACATATTTGGGTGCAAGTTTTTCTCTGCTCCTTAAATTAGCTGCACAAGAATGTTACACAATGATAGTGTGGTGAActtagatgtttttttttctaaaggtTGATGTCGAGGAAGTGATGTATGTTGTCAAAGAGTTGTGGCGTGGACGTAGTGCACGAGATCAGTCTCAACGAGATGTAGGGCGAGGGATGTGGAGATCTGTTAATGAATTGATGTTGGTGAGGTAAAGAGTTGAAAAAATCTTTGTTTCTCTGCATATTGTTGAGCCGGTTCTCCTTGTCCTACCCTTGTGTGTGCATCTGTTATCTTTCTGCTTCtcatacgtgtgtgtgtgtttgttgcAAGTGTATCTGCATGTTATCCCATGCTTATTCACATGATTATCGCTTTCCAGAATTCAAATCCATGCCTTGTACACTCCTTACTGTTTTTCCATAGGAGCCTAATAAAACTGCATttgaaacc encodes the following:
- the LOC116261823 gene encoding tRNA threonylcarbamoyladenosine dehydratase, with amino-acid sequence MMGRSNSVVLVGAGVILGSCATLALLKLLSPNVKKKRLINSTGITDADHVKNFISGTRRKNDEEDAGEVFHDLMEDEIVSEQLTRNIQFFGLEFQRKVTKSFVVVIGLGGVGSHAACMLLRSGVGKLLIVDFDQVSLSSLNRHAVATRNDVGTPKALCLKKHFSLIFPECEVDARVQLYDSSSEEEILGGSPDYVLDCIDNIDTKVALLAACVRRGLKVLSATGAGARADPTRIRVADLSESSIDPLSRAVRHRLKKEHGINGGIPVVFSQEKPKAKLLPFEGSSGNDENPSDYQIVPGFRVRIIPVLGTIPAIFGQVMASYVVTKLADLHVQMEPVVNLDLDHYHILHHRLIEHEELLHGTAMEVEVDVEEVMYVVKELWRGRSARDQSQRDVGRGMWRSVNELMLVRWDRAKPATVSNLILLKFKEAEEHEASTLGEMKQKDPAFFAMVSDVLKRAAADFGLKE